In the genome of Staphylococcus durrellii, one region contains:
- a CDS encoding YlbF family regulator, which yields MITEETVSVLDDIEGLGDKIVKSDLYKDYKNAEKQLANDDEAHLLYQAFLKSKEAYDEVMRFGKYHPDYQNVMMDTRKRKRAYETLPVVVDFKKKEMALQTLVDEVITKIAFAFSENVKIEAGNPFFQKDAGGCSTGGSCNCSL from the coding sequence ATGATAACTGAAGAGACTGTATCAGTATTAGATGATATCGAAGGTTTAGGTGACAAGATTGTTAAATCCGATTTATACAAAGACTATAAAAATGCAGAAAAGCAATTAGCAAACGATGATGAAGCTCATTTATTATATCAAGCTTTCTTAAAATCAAAAGAGGCATATGATGAAGTAATGCGTTTTGGCAAATATCATCCAGACTATCAAAATGTTATGATGGATACGAGAAAACGAAAAAGAGCTTATGAAACTTTACCGGTGGTCGTTGATTTTAAGAAAAAAGAAATGGCCTTACAAACATTAGTAGATGAAGTCATAACTAAAATAGCTTTTGCTTTTTCTGAAAATGTGAAAATTGAAGCAGGGAACCCGTTTTTCCAAAAAGATGCAGGTGGATGTTCTACTGGTGGTTCTTGCAATTGTTCCTTATAA
- a CDS encoding CAP-associated domain-containing protein, translating to MNKLIIKVIGVLVLIIFLIYLFYSPRLKFDVLENPNKDSNNTTSNKDFKTQNQNTENKIPKKGVGTWMGKNINHLTKKFGQADRTYPYQKGFKNYVFKAHNQYYVVTTKKGIIKSVYATGEEADVSPLKIKDHASSVFEHLTINPEPTIHVNGKKYDLELSDEDMKTQTLVKFSKMYAQVYIDQQSNKIVGVRFLDSDALNTFKPYQTINSDEDTKKPKEDALPYEQNPNQLMTLYEVTNEMRKLKGLKPLKVNNQLSNIASYNLYDATGSDSVEFTEDALKQQLNAKQVPFVSTSQNVGYEFNDVPTLIHSWMNSDIHRSRMLNSKYNQMGGDVMDNYYTLIFIKDK from the coding sequence ATGAACAAACTAATAATAAAAGTTATTGGTGTATTAGTATTAATTATATTTTTAATTTACTTATTTTATTCACCTAGGTTAAAATTTGACGTATTAGAAAATCCTAACAAAGATAGTAATAATACTACTTCAAATAAAGATTTCAAAACCCAAAATCAAAATACTGAAAATAAAATACCTAAAAAAGGTGTAGGGACATGGATGGGGAAAAATATTAATCACTTAACCAAAAAATTTGGACAAGCTGATCGTACATATCCATACCAAAAGGGTTTTAAAAATTACGTGTTCAAAGCGCATAATCAATATTATGTTGTGACTACGAAAAAAGGCATTATTAAATCAGTATATGCTACTGGTGAAGAAGCCGACGTCAGTCCTCTGAAAATAAAGGATCATGCATCGTCAGTTTTTGAACATTTAACGATAAATCCAGAACCCACTATTCATGTTAATGGTAAAAAATATGATTTAGAATTATCAGATGAAGATATGAAAACACAGACACTCGTTAAGTTTAGTAAAATGTATGCACAAGTATACATAGACCAACAATCTAATAAAATTGTTGGTGTTCGCTTTTTAGACAGCGATGCACTTAATACGTTTAAACCATATCAAACGATTAACTCAGATGAAGATACTAAAAAACCAAAAGAAGACGCATTGCCATATGAACAAAATCCGAATCAACTGATGACTTTATATGAAGTTACCAATGAAATGAGAAAACTTAAAGGCTTAAAACCTTTAAAAGTTAATAATCAATTGTCCAACATTGCTTCTTATAATTTATATGATGCCACTGGTTCAGATAGCGTAGAATTTACTGAAGATGCATTAAAGCAGCAATTAAATGCTAAGCAAGTCCCATTTGTATCAACAAGTCAAAATGTTGGTTACGAGTTTAATGACGTGCCGACTTTAATCCATAGTTGGATGAATTCAGATATTCATCGTTCAAGAATGTTAAACTCGAAATATAATCAAATGGGTGGAGACGTAATGGATAATTACTATACGTTGATTTTTATAAAAGATAAATAG